Proteins encoded together in one Carya illinoinensis cultivar Pawnee chromosome 3, C.illinoinensisPawnee_v1, whole genome shotgun sequence window:
- the LOC122302722 gene encoding phosducin-like protein 3: protein MADYHFVYKDVEGASTQWDDIQRKLGNLPPKPPAFKPPSFTPAQEESSLPKDKSWIDDKTEEELEDLQDDPDLDDDRFLEEYRKKRLAEIREEAKIARFGSVISITGSDFVREVSQAPPDVWVVVILYKEGIPECALLMQCLEELATRYSSTKFVKIISTDCIPNYPDRNLPTLLVYNNGAVKANYVGLYSFGRRCTPEGVALVLCQSDPVLNDGQSGGDMSRKAVLEGVRKRLIEKVVKDHEDDDNDGSSSD, encoded by the exons ATGGCGGACTATCACTTCGTGTACAAGGACGTGGAGGGCGCGTCGACTCAGTGGGACGACATTCAACGGAAGCTCGGGAATTTACCGCCGAAACCCCCAGCGTTCAAGCCTCCATCCTTCACGCCCGCCCAGGAAGAATCCTCTCTCCCAAAAGATAAGTCCTGGATCGATGATAAAACCGAGGAGGAGCTCGAGGATCTCCAGGACGATCCAGATCTCGACGATGATCGTTTCCTCGAGGAGTACAG GAAAAAGAGGTTGGCCGAGATAAGGGAAGAAGCTAAGATAGCAAGGTTTGGATCGGTGATCTCCATTACGGGGTCAGATTTTGTGCGAGAGGTTTCACAAGCTCCCCCTGATGTTTGGGTTGTTGTCATCCTCTACAAAGAAGG AATCCCGGAGTGTGCACTGCTAATGCAATGCTTGGAAGAATTGGCGACGAGGTACTCGTCCACGAAATTTGTTAAGATAATATCGACAGATTGCATCCCTAATTACCCGGATCGTAATCTTCCTACTCTATTAGTATACAACAATGGTGCAGTGAAAGCAAATTACGTGGGCTTGTATAGTTTTGGCCGCAGATGCACACCTGAAG GTGTTGCATTAGTTCTCTGCCAATCAGATCCCGTGCTTAATGATGGCCAGAGTGGGGGTGATATGTCAAGAAAAGCTGTGTTAGAAGGAGTTCGCAAGAGGCTGATAGAGAAAGTTGTGAAAGATCATGAAGATGACGACAATGATGGATCTTCGAGTGATTAG
- the LOC122302723 gene encoding 50S ribosomal protein L13 — protein MASQAAVSFSGNVKKALAGLRRINLEGLRWRVFDAKGQVLGRLASQISTVVQGKDKPTYAPNRDDGDMCIVLNAKDVCVTGRKLTDKFYRWHTGYVGHLKERSLKDQLAKDPTEVIRKAVLRMLPRNKLRDDRDRKLRIFADGEHPFGDRPLEQYIMPPRRVREMRPRAKRALIRAQKKAELQQQSANETRKGKRKEVKADLSS, from the exons ATGGCAAGCCAAGCAGCTGTTTCTTTTAGTGGCAACGTAAAG AAAGCACTTGCTGGGCTGAGACGTATAAATCTGGAAGGTCTGCGTTGGAGGGTATTTGATGCCAAAGGCCAG gtCCTTGGAAGATTGGCATCCCAAATATCTACTGTGGTTCAGGGGAAGGATAAGCCAACATACGCTCCAAATCGTGATGATGGGGACATGTGTATTGTGCTGAATGCAAAGGATGTCTGTGTTACTGGAAGAAAACTCACAGACAAGTTTTATCGTTGGCATACTGG GTATGTGGGCCACCTCAAGGAAAGGAGTTTAAAGGACCAGCTAGCTAAAGATCCTACAGAAGTTATCCGCAAAGCTGTTTTGCGCATGCTTCCAAGAAACAAATTGCGTGAT GACAGAGATCGAAAACTGAGGATATTTGCTGATGGTGAGCACCCCTTTGGTGATAGGCCCCTTGAACAATACATCATGCCTCCTCGAAGAGTACGGGAAATGCGACCGCGTGCAAAGCGTGCACTGATTCGAGCTCAGAAAAAGGCTGAACTGCAACAACAGAGTGCTAATGAGACTAGAAAAGGTAAAAGGAAAGAAGTCAAAGCTGACTTGAGTTCATAA